The nucleotide sequence CGATGGAGAGTCCGGCGCGGGAGAGAGCGATGACTCAGAAATCTTTGAACATAGACTTGAGCCCACGCCGGACAATTGCCGAGGACACATCCCCCTCGAAGATTAAGTTGCGGACCAGGGAAGCTAATTTGTACTACGGGCGTTTCCATGCCTTGCGGAATATCAGCATCGATATCCCCGAATCTTCCATTACCGCCATCATCGGCCCATCGGGGTGCGGCAAGTCCTCCCTGCTGCGCCTTTTCAATCGCATGAACGACCTTGTCCGTGATGCCCGTGTGGAAGGCAAAGTTGATCTGGAGGGTATTTCCATATACGAAAACAATATCGATGTGGTGGAGTTGCGCAAACGGGTGGGCATGGTTTTCCAGAAGCCCAATCCCTTTCCCATGTCCGTATTCGATAACGTGGCATTCGGACCGCGCCGTCACGGACGGACTTACAAAG is from Dehalococcoidia bacterium and encodes:
- a CDS encoding ATP-binding cassette domain-containing protein — translated: MTQKSLNIDLSPRRTIAEDTSPSKIKLRTREANLYYGRFHALRNISIDIPESSITAIIGPSGCGKSSLLRLFNRMNDLVRDARVEGKVDLEGISIYENNIDVVELRKRVGMVFQKPNPFPMSVFDNVAFGPRRHGRTYKALLSSIVENSLRQAALWDEVKDKLDQSGLALSGG